From Cervus elaphus chromosome 10, mCerEla1.1, whole genome shotgun sequence:
GGAAGTAATTTTAAATTGGAAAAGACCGGACTTAAGTCCTCTAGAGCCACGGTGCCCGTTAGGGTGGGTTCGGCCAGAACCCTGGTGGGcagccctgccctcagcctttcctcTGTCGGAGCTTCTCCAAGTACACCTGCAGCGACTTCTGGATGGAGTCTCTGCAGATGAAGCTGATGAAGTTCTGGATGTCAGCGTCGCGCTGCCTCAGCAGGCGGTCTGCCGTGGCCTTTCGCATCATGTTCTTGGTCAGCTGGCGCGCGTGATCTGAAGAAGACAGGGCCCGCCTGTGAGGACCTGGGCTCTGCGCTGGGACAGTGCTATTGCCGAGCTGCCCCAGATGGTTCCAGCCGAAACTCCGGCAGAAAACTCAAGTGagcaaagggaagaaaaggaaaaccaccTGTCCCCTGCTGTCCGCTGACTGCTTTTAAAACCTTACAGGACGATACTGTGAAAACTGCCTTGTCAGCTCGTTATTTTCCCTCAGCTATATCGTCGGGAACATCTTCTATGTCGCTAACTATTCCTTTACCACCTCACTAACGGCTGGCTGTGCGGTATTCGGGCATCAGCAAACCTGGCCCCCCACAGCTCAAGAGCTGAGAATGGTggttgcatttttatatatggtggcaaaaaaattttaaaggctagTATTTTGTGACATGTAAAAATCAACTGAAATTCAGAATTCAGTGGCTTGGTGTTCCAGTAACACTAGATACACTTCCTAGTTCACACACACTGAGGCAGCCCTCACTCCAGTGCTGTGGTTATGGCAGTGACCGTGTGACCAGCAAAGCCGGACATCTCCCTGGCCCTTTACGGACAGTCTGCTGACCCCTGGTTTCTACTGTCGTTGACATAAGCACTCCTATTGCCAGATGTAGAACCTGCAAGCTGTTTCCAGTTGTCTGTGTAGTGGGTTGAATAGTGGACGCTGGAAAGGTATGTGTAAGTGGCTTGATTAAGAAAGAGGTTTTTGCAGAGGTAACTAAGATGAGATCATCTTGGATTTAGGGCAGGCCCTAAAtccagggagggcttccctgctggctcggttggtaaagaatccgcccacagtgcaggagacccaggtaggATCCCtaggaagattcccccggagaagaaaatggcaacccactccagtattcttgactgggaaattccatggacagaggagcacgctaaagttgggcacgacttagcaactaaaccaccataacCACTGCCTGAATCCAGGGACAGGTGTCCTTAGAAGGAACAGGAGGTCTGAGATATAGAAACATGTAGAGAAGGTGTGTGAAGACACAGGCAGGGGctggagtgatgcagccacaGCCCAGGAGTATCTGGAGCCCCTGAAGATGAAAGAGGCAGGAAGGCACCTCCCCAGGGCCTCTGCAGGGAGCAAGGTCCTGCTCACACCCTGATTTTACTCTGGCCTCCAGACTGTGCAAGAAAGCATTTCCATTGTTTTAAGCACCTAAGCGCCCTCACCCCTCAATTCCCCGTCTTGTCACTTGTTACACCAGTCTCAGGACACGAGGTCAGTCTGCTACTGTGAGCGGCCCATCTGTGTATGGCTTGAGAACTCCTGGTCTTATCAGGAGCCTCAGGCTGAGAGGGGAGGGGGCCCTGCCGGCCCGCCGGTACCCAcagctgctcccccacccccgcccgcccCTCACCTGGAACGGCCAGCCACCGGGCCATCGCCGAGAGCGCCGCGCCCAGCACCTGGTCCTCCGGCACCACCTGGTCCACCAGGCCCACCTGGAGAGCCTCTGCTGGTGGGAAGAGCAATCCCAGCTGCAGGGCCTGCTCCGAGGCGCGGTGCCCGATGGTGTTCACATACGCGTCTTTGAGCCTGGAAACAGACACCCGACTTGGAATGGGGGCTCGGGGCTCCaggccagggggtgggggcagtgggccCGGTCCCCGGCCTTACCAGAAGGGGGCGACGATGCCCAGCAAGGTCTCGTTCAGCCCTATGTGGTACTTGGGGTTGTCAGCCAGAACCCGGAAGTCACAGGAAAGGGCCATCATACAGCCCCCCGCGGGGCAGGCTCCCTGCAGGGAGAGCCAGACCGCTGGTCCCTGTAGCGTTCCAGAGGGCCAACCCCATCTGGGGAGCGTGCGCAGCAGGACCCGCACACCCCTCTTCCCTCAGGCTCATGTCGGGCTGCGAGCGGCTTCTCTCTCGGCTCTTGTCCGGTCCCTCAGACGCCAATCGCCCATCAGGCCTGGGCTGTCACCTCACGTCCTGCCCCAGACGGCCTGGGGCCACCCCTGTCCTCACCTCCTGCACCCACTGTCCCCATGGAGGTGGCCGGCCACCCAGCCCCACGCATCCTCCCAAGCCCGGCCCCCCTCCTCTCCAGCCGGCTCAGGCCCCTGGCCTCCGCCCCACCCTTGCCTTAGGCCAGAGCAATGTCCCCTAGAGGTGACCACAGGCCCTGGCTCCCGTCCCCACACTCAGCCCCACCACGTGGCCCTCTCTTCTCACCTCGTCTGTAAAGGCAAGCTGACCTCTGTGGGTCTCCCTGACTGCCCCCTTCCTTTCTGAGGGCTTTCTAAGGGAGGCCTATGTCCACCTACCCCAAGGGCTGGCCCACAGTGAGCAACCCAGGCGGCCCCCGGGGAGGAACACGCACGTTGATGGCGGCAACCAGCACCAGGCTGGACAGGTACGTCCGCAGCCACAGCTCCTGCACGGCCTTCCAGTACTCGGTGTAGTGGGCCGGGTTCCTCCCGCATACCTCCGTCAGGTCCAGGCCGGCGGAGAAGACCCTGGGGCAGTCCTGGGGGGACAGGGGCGCCATCAGAGTCCGCCCTGGGGGCCTGGCAGTGCACAGGCGCTCGAGGGCCGGAGGAGCTGAGGTCATGCTCAGCAGCAGGATGCTGCCCCCAGGCGCCCTGAGCTGGGGGCTCCGGGGACTCAGCCAGGACCCCCTGGACTGTTCCGTCTGCATCCTGCCATATTCTTCCCCTTCCAGCTTCAAATGGGAAAGGCAGGCGGCAGGGCCAGGTGCTCCCCAGGGACATAAAACACGGGCCCTTTTACCCGTGCACACGGCCCGGGCAGAGGAGTCAGAGGCCGGGGAAGCTCCTAATGTCAGAGAGGACATGTGTTCTGGCTAACCCCAAAGGGCCAGCAAACCACAGACCCGCCAGGGAAGGAGGGAGCGGCGAGTGGTTAAGAAGGCACCCCTCCCCTCCGCCCTGGGCCATCACTAGTGAGGctgaaggctggggtgggggcgcagACCAAGACAGAAGGGGACCAGTGCTCCCAGTGTGGACACCAGGTTCTGGGCGCTCAGTGAAGAACGCAGGCCGGGGCAGGAGGGGACCCCCGGCCGTCACACAGGAACCCTGCGCCAGGGTTTTCTACAAGCCCTGCTGGAGTGTGTCCGGTTCCCAAGGCTGCTGTGAGGTTGTTGACCACTAAACAGAACTGGCCGGCTACGGTCGCCACGGGCTGCTGCAGATGACAGccacccccgcccgccccccagtGGCCGTGAGGAGGGGTGGCCACACTCGACATGCCCTACATCCTCATACGAAGTGACTGAAGCCAAGTGCAGGGCAGGTGTAGATGCACCCCGTGCTTCTCACACACGCAGTGCGTGTGTGCACAGCACCTGCAGACTGGCCTTGTTTGCATGGAACGTGTTCCACTCTTGCCTCTAAAAAGCACCCCAGGGGATGGGAAGCTGGGCCGTCAGTATGCGTGTCCCACTGCCTCACCGGTCGGAATcttgtggggggtggtggtgagcaGCCCTGCTCCGAGGACATGGCAGGATGGCCGTCCAGCTTTCCAGCCTTCCTCCCTAACCTCTTCCCACCACCAGTGCCTGGCTGCtcctccccgccgccccccaAATTCAACACACTTTCTCAGCATAGAAGTGGAGGGGGCGTCGGTGCAGCCCATGGTCCTGGTACTGGAGGGAAGCCAAGGCAGAGAGTTCTACTCTGGATGCGAGAGAAGCAACTGCATCAATGCCAGACAGAAGGCATGGGGCTGGCCTGTTTCTGCGACTTCCGACCTCAGTGACTCTTGTGCAGCGGGTCGAGGTCAGGAGTGAGGGAGCAAGGGAACCTGCTGTctgttctccctccctcccccaaccctgctgcagcaggggccccagtaaagccgtgcctgaatttcttgttgggcctctagtcaatttctattggATGAGCAAGGCCAAGAACCCCGGTCGTTATCAGATTTATGGCCCCCAGCGTGTGGCTCGTCCCCTTCTGCAGAGGGGATCTGGGCACCTCTGGGACCCCCGAACGCAGCTTCCCAGTGGGCAGCAAGTGGCCACCTGAAGCCCTGCCTTCCTGACCCCGGGGGCTCAGGTCCCTCATCTAGGCAACACTGCCCCTGCCTCCTCGTCCTTCCCCCTCTCCTGCTGTTTCTCTActtctctctgtcctctcctcctgtcttctccTTTCCAGAGTGGATGTTGGGCAGCCACAGTCTCACTGCTCTCAGCTGGCGAGACCTTTGGCCGCCCACGGTGCACCTCGTCCGGCGGCCAGCAGAGGCCTGAAAGGCAAGCCTCACCCGTGCAGACCCTGGCCCAGTGGGCCATCCCTGCCTGGAGATTCACAAGAGCGACAGAGGTTCAGTCCTCATGTCGGGTAGGGGCTGGAAGACCCATCGTCCCGGCGTTGACTCACCTTTGTTTTCCTGTTCTCATTCTCTGTCCCTCCCGTTTTACCTCTCCCTTGATCCTTAGACCTGCACTCCCATCCTTTTTTATCTGGAATACTTGCCCATGTCTACAAGGTTTTGTCATTGGTAGCTTTGTCTTATGTCGTTTTGTCTGTCCGGCTGCCCTGCTGATGTTGTGGGCACGGTGGAGGACTTAAACCTTGAAATACAAAGGCAGCCCTTGTATTCTATATCTCAAACACTGCTTGAGACTCCAACCTTGGGTTACTTGGTgggattttaaagaacaaaaaagaaagctttcGTTTCTCCCTCCTCTGCCTTTGCAATGGAACTGTTCTGACTGTGTGCTCAGAAATATCGGATTCATCCGTAGTCCctcagaatgaaggaaaaaagtgcGAGGGGAGggcattttaaaattcaagtggGAAAACTATGAGGCCTCTGGCTCTGTCTTTATGTAAAAATTAACTTGTAAATGGGCTTGTATTCAATTAGCTTAAAGGCAATTGAGCCCTTATATATTCTCAGAAACATAGAAGAGGCTCATCAGAATACATTTTGGGCTCCTGTGATCTGGGAAAATAgtcaatatttaattaatatctgGTATTAGTGCTGGCTTAGACTTGTGGGTTTAATTAACACAGACCTATACCCACATTAAGTATAATACTTTCATTGTACCTAGGGTTACTGAAAGGAAGTGCATACTGTTCCTGTTATAAAATTTGTCACCAGGGAAACAACCCGACAtgattaaatttttaagtaaatgtaaGTGGGATTAGAGCTTTTTGGTAAACTCTAGAGGAATAGCTTTGTGTTGAAAAAATCCATCTAAAGCAGTCCCTCCCAATGTTGGTAACTTAAAAACTAAGACAAAGTAAAATGAAAGGAATTCACTGGGTTCAAGGACCATTTCAAATAAGATGAAACAGAGAACATTGATGGCTAAACAGGTGTAAACTGACCTACTTGTGTCTTCTTATCAGAGAGAAAAGAAGCTGTTTGGTGCTACCTTGAGATGACCTCTGCCAACCTACAGAATGCCAGTGCAGAAGGCCCTTCATGGCGGCTTAAGGAAAGGTGGGTGTGTGTTTTCAGAAGGGTGTATGAGGAGTGGAAATACGTTTTGTTAAAGGAAAAAGAGTGATTCTGTCCTAAAGCTGGTTATTTCTCAATGGAAAGAGTAAGGGATAAAGTATGGCTAATCAAAGTTGCAGGTCTACAGAAGAGAAACATGGAGAACAGAGTTTTGTTTGTGGTCAGGACTTTCCAAGGTTGAAATCAATTTAATTGGGTAAATGGGTTTTATTCAGAGTAGCCTGATGCAAGACGTGATTTGGTTTCTGTCTCTcataagagaacaaagttttcctGGAATGCCGCTTTTGACATCAGATTGTGTGAGCTTCTGTGCCTTTAAGTGATCTGTAAtgacctttgaaatctttttgtTTTCCACCTTAGCTCAAGAAATAATTGTTTCACAGTGACCTTGATTCTATTGACCTACGATTCTATCTATTCTATCTAAAACATTGTGATATTTTGGGTGGACTTCCCAAATATCAAATTGTAACTAAAGTTCTTTTGACGTCCAGCTAACTTTGAAACTGACGTCCCCAGAGGAGATGCAAAGCTAACTGGGTTCACTGGGTGTGTTAAATTTCATGGGAAACACTGTCCAAACTCACTGTTACTGGTCTCAGATGGGACCATCGGGCTCTCCCCAGTTTTATCGCGACCACCAAACAGATGGGGAGGGGGCTTGGGGTGCTTCTGCTGTCCAGTCTCTCCCCTTACTCTGTGTCCAAAAACCCCACGGGAACACTCCCAGTTCGGGGCCCTCAGGTCCTGGCCCCGTGACATTTCCCACTGTGCCCAGCTCCAGTTCCTCCAGGATCTCCTTCCCTCCAGACCCCGGCAGTCCAGACACTGTGACTATCTACTGGGCTGGCCACTTCCAAAAAGCCCACTTCCTAGGCTTTACAGATGCACAATCTCAAGCAGGTCACCCCACATCGGGGACACTGTTACGTACATAATAAGACGTGAGCGTCAGAGACAGCAGACCCCCCTCCGGAGAGCCCTGGCGGCACACTGGCACCAGTTCAGAGGGCCCCTAAGGTGAAGCCCTCGCGCGAGCGACTGACGACCAGAGATGCTGGCTAGGTGTCGACGGGAGAGCAGAGGACGCTCAAAACCCCAGTAGGTGAGAAGGGCATTCGGAGGACCCTCAAGCCCCCTCTGACAAAAGCCTCCTGGTGAGATGCCTCTGGGACCCAGGACTTCATTTCTAGGAGCGCTCTTGGCCGAAGGTTTCCCAACATGGGAGGATCCTCTTCTAAGCCAGAAGAAACACCTCTGGACTGtatccttaaaaactggaaatctaAAAAAACAGATGGGCTGAAAAGGGAAAAACTTAAACTGTACTCTAACACTGCCTGGCCTTTATATAAGTTGGGGGAATGGAGAAAAACTGTGAAGGAAGAATTATAAACATATGTACAAACTCAAAATATGCCTTCCTTGTTTTACATGCCCATGCAGCTATCTGGAAAGAAAGGAGACTTTTATCGTACTTTTTTAGAAAGAggacttttaaaatgcaaaagattCCCTGTGAAACGTGGGGCTGAGATTTTACATCTCATAGAAGCAGCTCAAAACCCTAAATGAGGCTAGATTCCCTGGCCAAGACTGTACCTGATAAGggttgattcagttcagttcactcagttgtgtccgaccccatggactgcagcacgacaggcctccctgtccatcaccaactcccggagtccacccaaactcatgtccaagttggtgacgccatccaaccatctcatcctctgtcgtccccttctccccctgccctcaatctttcccagcatcagggtcttttccaatgagtcagttcttcgcatcaggtacccaaagtactgaagcttcagctttagcatcagtccttccaatgaataatcaggactgacttcctttagcattgattggtttgatctccttgcagtccaagggactctcaagagtcttctccattaccacagttcaaaagcatcaattcttcggtgctcagttttctttacagtccaactctcacatccatacatgactactggaaaaaccatagctttgctagatggacttttgttggcaaagtaatgtctctgttttttaatatgctgtctaggttggtcctaacttttcttccaaggagcaagcatcttttaatttcatggctacagtcaccatctgcagtgattttggagccccaaaaaataaagtttctcactgtttccattttttccccatctatttgccatggagtgatgggaccggatgccatgatcttagttttctgaatgtttagcagAAAAGGAGTGGTTTGTGCAACTGCCAATACTTTTTGTTGCATATGAAGCTAACACCTCCTTCCAGGTAGAAACCAACACCAAGAAAATCTGTCAACAAGCCATTTGACTTCCAGAGATAATCTACTAATCCTTGCCATTCAGTGTGGGCAAGGAAATGAAAACTGGTTCTCCAGCTCATTCTCTTGGATCCCCCAAggcttttaaaaagtcttctgaCAGGAGGTTGTCATTTTCTTATAACTCTTTTCTTTTCAGTCATACTGATTTATGCTGCATTTTGTCTGGTACTCTGTTGTCTGCCTACTGTTGTAAACCTGCGACTAAGACTTTTTGGTCCAAGGAGAATTCAGAAGGAAAAAGCCTGACCTCGGCTCTAGGACCTGTCCGGAGAGGGATGGGGAGCACCGCTCCTGGAACAAGCACGGTCTTGGGGGCCACCCTGGGCTCCAGGAAGCTGCTGAAAACCAAGTCTGCACTGGGTCCAGAGTTCGTGAAGTTGCGTGGTTTCAAGGTCATCCCTGCCCAAAGGAACCTACTCTCACCTACATCCAGGCCCGGGTATGGAGCACCGAGGcctgccccagggcctggccccacAACTGCGTGGGTCTGGGAGGCGGCCTGGGACAGAGGCATCAGCTGCCTGCGGGCAAACCAGCTGGCCACAGCCCGGCTCCCTCGAGTCACACCCAGGACTATGACCCCTGAAGGCCTGTGATTGCACCCGCACTTGGGCCGCCTGGGTTTTCTCCAGCCTGTGATGTGTGTGGAGGGCTTTCTGAGCTCAGGGCCTTGGGGGGAGCTTAGGAGCACTCACAGAAGTTAGGATGACGCCACGGAAGGTCTTGTCGTTCTCCAGCTTCTCCAGGCTGATGACCAGCTCCGTCAGCAGCTCCAAGCTCAGGGAGTTCACGGGGGGATTCCTCAACTTCATCACGGCTACCCCTAGTTTGAAAACAAAGAGGACAAAGCTTGTGCCAGCATGAGAAAGGTGCCCCCAGTCACCTACGGGAAGGCCATGGGAAGACACACAACTGTTGGGTTTTTTAAACTGAGGTGAGATTCATGTATCTTATAATAAAGGGAACCCTGTACACATCGGCAGTTACCATTCCTCCTGTTCCAGCCCCTGTGCgcgtgtactaagtcacttcagtcgtgtccgactctttgagaccctacggaccaaaacccaccaggctcctctgtccatgggattctccaggcaagaatactggagtgggttgccatggcctcctccagggatcttcctgacccagggatcactaATCACTGATCTCCTTCTTGTTCCTATGGACTTTCCAACTGTGGACATTTTATGGAAGCGGAATCATAGaaaatatgtgaccttttgtgtctgtctGCTTTCACTGaatgtttccaaggttcatccatgAAGTAACATGGATGTCAGTGCTTCGTTCCTTCTTAAGGTCAAATAACTTTCCACGATCTGTGTACAGCAcgttttgcttatccattcaccgACCAGTAGACACTTGAGTTagttccaccttttggctatttaGAGTAATGCTGCTGGGAACACTCACATAcacatttttgttgatttttttttttttgagtttaaatgcattttactttTAGACAACCTACATGACatgtttttttccctcacaaTGCCTCCGCTCCAAATAAATCAATGTTCAAAACAAATGAAGTGCTCATGATGATATCAGTCCAATTTTCTCCCAGATACCAAGTCTGACATCCTCCTGGGAGCAGACGGCCTTATTGTAAGTGAGCAACTCTAAGAACTAGATGTGCGAGGAGGAATTCCAGTGGGGGGTTCTGGTTCACACTTGTTTAAGGATCAAGGGTACGAATATCAGGGGCCGGATGTTCTTGAAACTCTCAGTTTATACATTCATTCTGCCAGCAGCAGGAAAAACGGGAGTGAAGGGCCTGCCCCTGTAGACAGTGAGGCTGCTGGCTTGGCTGAGGCCATCTGTTCCCACTGCCTGGCCCAAGGGCAGACCCTAGGGGCTTCAGAAATGTCATCCTACGAAGAAGAATCAATCAGAACTTTCAGAGCTGAGCTCCCCAAACGTGGTTCAGAGGTAAGTTTCTGAAGCTGACTCTGGATCTTTGCTGTTTAGTGAGACAATATCTAAGAGTTTGGGGGAAAGGTAGAGGCCAAAGGTGAACAGATGgacttggacatcaccaggtaAATAATCACACCCCTGGCACGGGTTGAATGTTGAACAGGATCTaaaatcagctttttttttttttaaattatttttaattggaggataattgctttacaatattgtgttggtttctgccatacatcaacatgataGCACTTTGGCACTTAAATGAAAGCATTTTATAAAGCACTTTTACTCCATTAATTCCTCTGAGTCTCAAGATGCCTGAGGGCCACCTGGGTCTGGCAATGAGGACAGAACGATGCTTGGCTTTGACCTCAATTCAACCTCCTACCAGGATAAGCCGGCAATGTTTAGGAGGCTTGGAGCTGGGAGGCCGTGAGGCAGCTTGTCCTAAAATGTGAATCTCTCTTGTCTCTGCCCCCAAGTCAGCTCAGGTTCTAGCTCTGAAGGGCTCTCAGGTGGAGAAAGCACAGCTTTCTTTCAAAAGTGCTCTTTCTACCTCTTTTTTTACCCCCCTTGGAGACTTTTAAGAGGTGTTCTGATGGGGGTGGGCAGAAGTGATTTTAATTGTGGCTCCTggctctaattaaaaaaaaaaaatatctgctgggttctgtgccacctgggagtattaacaaaaagttaaaaacgtTATTCCAAGATGCTTCCAATTATTTTCACTTCCAAAGTTAATAGCTTATATAAGGAGCACATACCCcaaactttaaaaacagaaacatgttTATCTTCATAATGAactgggtggaggggtggggggtggtggtggtcgtGGTGAAACAACTCGACTGGTGATGACCCTTAGCTTTGAACTCAACAGAAACTTACTTCAAAATCGGGCTTTATCTCGGGATTTTTAGAAATTCGAGCGCTTTCCCGTGTCCGGATTCTAGGTCTGGGTCCGGAGCCGGAGGCCACCGCGGAGCCAGCTCTGCTGCCGGCGGCGCCCCGTTCCCCACCGCGGGGATGCCGGGCCCTCGGGGGCGCTTACCTGCGGCCGCGTCCGGTTCCACCAGCACCCGCTGGCTCCCGAAGCGCCGCTCGCCATCCCCGCCGCCGCCGGCCGCCGGCTCTCTGCGCCCAAGGGTCGTGCCCCAGAGCAGCGCCCCTGCGGAGGTCAGCGTGAGATCGGTTAGCCCGCGCGCCCCGAGCCCCGAGCCCCgagccccgcgccccgcgccccgcgccggTCACGCACACGGACGGAGCAGGGCGCGCGCGGGGACGCGCACTCCCGATGCCAGCGCCATCTTGGCCGAGAATGGGCAGGTCGCGGCGCCGGGGTGTGATCTTGCCGTCTGCCCCGCCCCTGGGGAGCGGCCCGCTCCTCCCGGGCGGAGCCTCGGGCTCCGCGGAGCAGACGTCTGGGCCCGGCGGATTGGGCTGCACGTAAGTGACGGAGCCAGGGGTTTGCGCTCAGCGGCGGCCAGGGGCTGCGGGGACCTGGCTCTGGCCACCCCGCAGAGCGTGGGCGCTCGAGCGCCACTTCCTGCCGGCGAGGAAACAGACTTGCAGCTTAGCCTGGGACACAGCCTGGTGAGAGAACTGACCGTTCACCTCCTCAAGAGGCTGCTCACTCCACCGGGGCTCCTCCTAGGGGAGGGGGAGGCGACAGCTTCCCTTTGCCCTCAGTCCTGCTGAACACACACAGTGCTGGCATTCGGTTTGGAAACGCTGAACACAGTAAGGGCCAAGGGATTATAATGTCGTAAGCGTTCTTCCTTCTGGAACACACTCATTTTTGAGGTGGGAAGTTTTTCCATGGCCATCTAACACAGCAGGGAATGAGATCTACCTTTTTGGTCGGGCAGAATTCAAGGCTCCTGGAACACACAGTTGataactcccctggtggtccagtggttaagactgtgctcccaaggcaggaggcaggatcctggccagggaactaagataaacatttaaaaagttttcctgGTCAAAGTGTTTTGCAGCTATGACTTTGGAAATGAAACCATTTATTTTAGGCAATTGTGTTTAATTCCCTCACAACTGAAGCAGCCTTGGGGGGCAAGGACAGGAAGGAGGCAGTGAACCCGGCACACATTGCACTCTAATCCTAGGTTTATTCAACACAATTCTTTTACTCTACACAACAAAGTACAAACACAACATCATCTAAAACGCTACAAAGTTACAAAActcaaaacaaaatttatagTACTGACTGTACAATAAAAGCTGAAAAAGCAATGTACACGCTGCCAAGGTAACCAGCAAGACCACCAAGAATACCAACACAGTGGagttgaggtggg
This genomic window contains:
- the ECI1 gene encoding enoyl-CoA delta isomerase 1, mitochondrial — translated: MALASGVRVPARALLRPWALLWGTTLGRREPAAGGGGDGERRFGSQRVLVEPDAAAGVAVMKLRNPPVNSLSLELLTELVISLEKLENDKTFRGVILTSDCPRVFSAGLDLTEVCGRNPAHYTEYWKAVQELWLRTYLSSLVLVAAINGACPAGGCMMALSCDFRVLADNPKYHIGLNETLLGIVAPFWLKDAYVNTIGHRASEQALQLGLLFPPAEALQVGLVDQVVPEDQVLGAALSAMARWLAVPDHARQLTKNMMRKATADRLLRQRDADIQNFISFICRDSIQKSLQVYLEKLRQRKG